In a genomic window of Styela clava chromosome 7, kaStyClav1.hap1.2, whole genome shotgun sequence:
- the LOC144425103 gene encoding uncharacterized protein LOC144425103 produces the protein MTHEGIVQLNIDHEKFLRELFDKYRYESPTKVDEIVNKLEDFGITGQQEFTSSNYSDDETDEEVHEKPSGGCSIKQEHVHTVLNRFLKNMGKVLYRAHINSSREMKNTMKYIKGVTEQLQQVAEVEATIQKQALDDVLTRLYPRLQKVSNKKVPDNDIKFCTEWRTYNLLLLSDLAVYND, from the exons ATGACTCATGAAGGAATTGTGCAACTAAATATCGATCATGAAAAGTTTTTGCGAGAGCTGTTTGACAAATATAGATATGAAAGTCCTACAAAGGTGGACGAAATTGTAAATAAGTTGGAAGACTTTGGAATAACAG GTCAGCAAGAATTTACGTCGTCGAACTACTCAGATGATGAGACAGATGAAGAAGTACATGAGAAACCATCGG GTGGATGTTCAATAAAACAAGAACATGTTCATACTGTTCTTAATAGGTTTTTAAAAAACATgggaaaagtattatatcgagcCCATATAAACTCAAGTAGAGAGATGaaaaatacaatgaaatatataaaaggtgTTACAGAGCAATTGCAACAGGTCGCTGAAGTCGAAGCTACCATACAAAAACAAGCACTGGATGATGTGCTGACGCGACTATATCCCAGACTACAAAAAGTTTCAAACAAGAAAGTACCTGATAATGATATCAAATTCTGTACAGAATGGAGAACATACAACCTTCTATTACTTTCTGACTTAGCTGTATACAACGATTAG
- the LOC120329017 gene encoding uncharacterized protein LOC120329017 isoform X1: protein MKCLSHTAESLQKHSELNKKLDEVILENRMQQLYKLAEIDISKMDEKFQAEWHSHNLILIGDLARQYHDFTLMNERNQNVAMILLEVVGDEAEKKKILGFAFHNIGKTYQISKKYSEAFSAYGAAFSVYSKSKDWINESNRKSLMQKLEKDSSYMKYAQREIDIPDHWIGAEGGRLCMNRSEVKIPRNALDDPKHFHVSLSIDNDTVEKEFTSISTIMTCTPPTHFKKPAKFLIPTWCGVDLDTTQIEVQIMYRSDEDVEWCNIEKAKLKNIGNSIAFEANHFSDFMIRLKRLFAKNVEYRMATAIWGSDDGNYVYVAYIDDRVIKNSWKTELKNQGFYPTMACPNPIKVKNGEKIRASISWKREAENEFSPTEQYSFNIDFTNYRIRKKNFVLPLSTRDEEYITIKFDVEKEGTPADTLQWRQHMVRRNGAASDFSNVCQPVRLIDVFLNEVINEFGPGAWTNFALSSHGLELGMEEVIEIEVDFRDNFMKQKLEMLKIWKMRTGGREVDLIDAIRQTVENFREHLNNGR, encoded by the exons atgaaatgcCTGTCACACACAGCAGAAAGCCTACAAAAGCActcagaattgaataaaaaacttGATGAAGTTATTTTAGAAAACAGAATGCAACAACTATACAAATTAGCAGAAATCGACATCTCAAAAATGGATGAAAAATTTCAAGCGGAGTGGCACTCTCACAACCTTATATTAATTGGAGATCTGGCCAGACAATACCATGATTTTACACTGATGaatgaaagaaatcaaaatgtCGCCATGATTTTACTTGAAGTAGTGGGTGATGAAgcggaaaagaaaaaaattctcGGATTTGCATTCCACAATATTGGAAAAACATATCAAATTAGCAAAAAGTACAGCGAGGCATTTTCGGCCTATGGTGCAGCTTTTTCGGTATATAGCAAAAGTAAAGACTGGATAAATGAAAGCAATCGAAAGTCTTTGATGCAGAAGCTGGAAAAGGATAGCAGTTACATGAAATATGCTCAAAGGGAGATCGATATTCCAG ATCATTGGATCGGGGCCGAAGGAGGAAGATTGTGCATGAATCGCAGTGAAGTGAAAATTCCACGAAATGCACTTGATGACCCTAAACATTTTCATGTTAGCCTTTCTATTGACAATGACACTGTGGAAAAAGAATTCACATCAATCAGCACAATTATGACATGTACGCCACCGACTCACTTCAAAAAACCAGCAAAATTTCTAATTCCAACATGGTGTGGGGTTGATCTTGATACCACACAGATCGAAGTTCAAATAATGTATCGAAGTGACGAAGACGTAGAATGGTGTAACATAGAGAAGGCCAAATTGAAAAACATTGGAAACAGCATTGCTTTTGAGGCAAATCATTTTAGCGATTTTATGATTCGACTAAAAAGACTCTTCGCAAAAAATGTGGAATACCGTATGGCTACTGCAATCTGGGGAAGTGATGATGGTAACTATGTCTATGTAGCATATATTGATGATAGGGTCATCAAAAATTCCTGGAAAACCGAGTTGAAAAATCAAGGATTTTATCCCACAATGGCCTGTCCTAATCCAATAAAAGTAAAGAATGGAGAGAAAATCAGAGCGTCTATCTCATGGAAACGAGAAGCAGAGAATGAATTCTCACCAACAGAACAATACTCTTTTAATATAGACTTTACAAACTACAGGATCAGAAAGAAAAACTTTGTTTTGCCACTCTCTACAAGAGATGAAGAATACATAACTATTAAATTTGATGTGGAGAAAGAAGGCACACCAGCTGATACTTTGCAGTGGAGACAGCATATGGTTCGAAGAAATGGGGCAG CATCAGACTTTTCAAATGTCTGTCAACCTGTCAGGTTGATTGACGTATTTTTGAATGAAGTCATCAATGAGTTTGGCCCTGGCGCATGGACAAACTTTGCACTCTCCTCGCATGGACTGGAACTGGGCATGGAAGAAGTGATAGAAATAGAAGTAGACTTTCGTGATAACTTCATGAAACAAAAGTTGGAAATGCTCAAAATATGGAAGATGCGTACCGGTGGACGAG AAGTTGATCTGATTGACGCAATACGACAAACCGTAGAAAACTTCCGAGAGCACCTCAACAACGGAAGGTGA
- the LOC144425102 gene encoding uncharacterized protein LOC144425102 has translation MTHEGIVQLNIDHEKFLRDLFDKYRYESPTNVDEIVNKLEDFGITGQQEFTASNYSDDETDEEEHEEPSVGCSIKQEHVHTVLSELSKHMVNSSYRNQTNLSAEMKDTLTYIKGVTEQLQQFAEVKATIQNNILNAVLAELYFRLDNRIPEDDIKFYTEWRTYNLLLLSHLAGYNNLHKLYKEINQNVITLVNEVYGQTALEKQAYGIAFHNMAIYYKSRKQYEQCLLYYEVALAVYNISSDWKNEKTKLSLSMQLEESAKTVRLMQRRQDVTEVLIGLEGGRLNVECCEVKIPRNALDQTKKFTVSSELDNASRDDMISISPILSCEPATNFKLPVKMSIPAWCGADEDYVEVQICYKPKNSSDWSLLERKDLKHICCDISFDTKHFTDFHIRVKNIFSKLLKYKMAMSVGKNTVGNYTFIAYIKNGSIRKKWKNELEATGYTAAQEQFNNIIVRNDDEIKVHFQCKSPEFKFDPATPISFTTNFTKEYFHFENFALVQTAPSTAKLTTVVCKIEHNKKEVEKNDKKSKKEIYEKKWNEELSAVPFIMDQTTSTESLIDVFKNEITKEFDSPQVWKDFAGSCSGLALSPIEIREIGNNFEKHFEKQKLEMLILWKNKIGSEDEQMLIVKIRGIVKNYRIPTTRLQNNRTS, from the exons ATGACTCATGAAGGAATTGTGCAACTAAATATCGATCATGAAAAGTTTTTGCGAGATCTGTTTGACAAATATAGATATGAAAGTCCTACAAATGTGGATGAGATTGTAAATAAGTTGGAAGACTTTGGAATAACAG GTCAGCAAGAATTTACAGCGTCGAACTACTCAGATGATGAGACAGATGAAGAAGAACATGAGGAACCATCAG TTGGATGTTCAATAAAACAAGAACATGTTCATACTGTTCTTAGTGAGTTATCAAAACACATGGTGAATTCATCGTATCGAAACCAGACAAACTTGAGTGCAGAGATGAAAGATACACTGACATATATAAAAGGTGTCACAGAGCAATTGCAACAGTTTGCCGAAGTCAAAGCTACCATACAAAACAACATACTGAATGCTGTACTGGCGGAACTATATTTCAGACTAGATAACCGGATACCGGAAGATGACATCAAATTCTATACAGAATGGAGAACATACAACCTTTTATTACTTTCTCACTTGGCTGGATACAATAATCTACATAAACTATATaaagaaataaatcaaaatgtAATTACATTAGTAAATGAAGTTTATGGTCAAACTGCATTGGAAAAACAAGCATATGGAATAGCCTTTCATAATATGGCAATTTATTACAAAAGTAGAAAGCAATATGAACAATGCCTTTTATATTATGAAGTTGCCCTTGCAGTCTACAATATAAGTAGTGACTGGaagaatgaaaaaacaaaactttcactCAGCATGCAATTGGAAGAAAGTGCTAAAACAGTGAGGTTAATGCAAAGACGACAAGATGTAACAG AAGTGTTAATAGGACTGGAAGGTGGGCGTCTAAACGTGGAGTGCTGTGAAGTTAAAATACCTAGAAATGCTTTAGATCAAACTAAGAAATTTACGGTATCATCAGAACTTGACAATGCAAGCAGAGATGACATGATTTCAATAAGCCCAATATTGAGTTGCGAACCTGCAACCAACTTCAAACTGCCAGTTAAAATGTCAATTCCTGCATGGTGTGGAGCTGATGAAGATTATGTTGAAGTACAAATATGTTACAAACCGAAGAATAGTTCAGATTGGAGCTTATTAGAAAGAAAAGATTTAAAACATATCTGTTGTGATATTTCGTTTGACACAAAGCACTTCACAGACTTCCATATAAGAGTGAAAAACATTTTTAGCAAACTACTCAAATACAAAATGGCTATGAGTGTGGGGAAAAATACAGTGGGAAATTATACTTTTATAGCATACATAAAGAATGGAAGCATAAgaaagaaatggaaaaatgaaCTCGAGGCTACAGGGTACACAGCTGCACAGGaacaattcaataatattatagtTAGAAATGATGATGAAATAAAGGTTCATTTTCAATGCAAATCTCCTGAATTCAAATTTGACCCTGCGACTCCAATATCTTTTACAACCAATTTTACCAAGGAATACTTTCATTTCGAAAACTTCGCTCTCGTGCAAACTGCACCTTCCACTGCAAAACTCACTACAGTAGTTTGCAAAATTGAGCACAATAAGAAAGAGGTTGAaaaaaatgacaagaaaagcAAAAAGGAGATctatgaaaaaaaatggaacGAGGAGCTATCAGCTGTACCATTTATTATGGATCAAACAACAT CAACAGAAAGCCTAATTGATGtcttcaaaaatgaaatcacCAAAGAGTTTGATTCTCCACAAGTTTGGAAAGATTTTGCAGGGTCCTGTAGTGGCTTGGCACTAAGTCCCATAGAAATAAGAGAAATTGGAAACAACTTTGAGAAACATTTTGAAAAGCAAAAGTTGGAAATGCTAATAttgtggaaaaataaaattggatCTGAAG ATGAACAAATGTTAATCGTGAAGATACGTGGCATTGTGAAAAACTATCGCATACCAACTACTAGATTGCAAAACAACAGGACATCATGA
- the LOC120329017 gene encoding uncharacterized protein LOC120329017 isoform X2 — protein sequence MKCLSHTAESLQKHSELNKKLDEVILENRMQQLYKLAEIDISKMDEKFQAEWHSHNLILIGDLARQYHDFTLMNERNQNVAMILLEVVGDEAEKKKILGFAFHNIGKTYQISKKYSEAFSAYGAAFSVYSKSKDWINESNRKSLMQKLEKDSSYMKYAQREIDIPDHWIGAEGGRLCMNRSEVKIPRNALDDPKHFHVSLSIDNDTVEKEFTSISTIMTCTPPTHFKKPAKFLIPTWCGVDLDTTQIEVQIMYRSDEDVEWCNIEKAKLKNIGNSIAFEANHFSDFMIRLKRLFAKNVEYRMATAIWGSDDGNYVYVAYIDDRVIKNSWKTELKNQGFYPTMACPNPIKVKNGEKIRASISWKREAENEFSPTEQYSFNIDFTNYRIRKKNFVLPLSTRDEEYITIKFDVEKEGTPADTLQWRQHMVRRNGAG from the exons atgaaatgcCTGTCACACACAGCAGAAAGCCTACAAAAGCActcagaattgaataaaaaacttGATGAAGTTATTTTAGAAAACAGAATGCAACAACTATACAAATTAGCAGAAATCGACATCTCAAAAATGGATGAAAAATTTCAAGCGGAGTGGCACTCTCACAACCTTATATTAATTGGAGATCTGGCCAGACAATACCATGATTTTACACTGATGaatgaaagaaatcaaaatgtCGCCATGATTTTACTTGAAGTAGTGGGTGATGAAgcggaaaagaaaaaaattctcGGATTTGCATTCCACAATATTGGAAAAACATATCAAATTAGCAAAAAGTACAGCGAGGCATTTTCGGCCTATGGTGCAGCTTTTTCGGTATATAGCAAAAGTAAAGACTGGATAAATGAAAGCAATCGAAAGTCTTTGATGCAGAAGCTGGAAAAGGATAGCAGTTACATGAAATATGCTCAAAGGGAGATCGATATTCCAG ATCATTGGATCGGGGCCGAAGGAGGAAGATTGTGCATGAATCGCAGTGAAGTGAAAATTCCACGAAATGCACTTGATGACCCTAAACATTTTCATGTTAGCCTTTCTATTGACAATGACACTGTGGAAAAAGAATTCACATCAATCAGCACAATTATGACATGTACGCCACCGACTCACTTCAAAAAACCAGCAAAATTTCTAATTCCAACATGGTGTGGGGTTGATCTTGATACCACACAGATCGAAGTTCAAATAATGTATCGAAGTGACGAAGACGTAGAATGGTGTAACATAGAGAAGGCCAAATTGAAAAACATTGGAAACAGCATTGCTTTTGAGGCAAATCATTTTAGCGATTTTATGATTCGACTAAAAAGACTCTTCGCAAAAAATGTGGAATACCGTATGGCTACTGCAATCTGGGGAAGTGATGATGGTAACTATGTCTATGTAGCATATATTGATGATAGGGTCATCAAAAATTCCTGGAAAACCGAGTTGAAAAATCAAGGATTTTATCCCACAATGGCCTGTCCTAATCCAATAAAAGTAAAGAATGGAGAGAAAATCAGAGCGTCTATCTCATGGAAACGAGAAGCAGAGAATGAATTCTCACCAACAGAACAATACTCTTTTAATATAGACTTTACAAACTACAGGATCAGAAAGAAAAACTTTGTTTTGCCACTCTCTACAAGAGATGAAGAATACATAACTATTAAATTTGATGTGGAGAAAGAAGGCACACCAGCTGATACTTTGCAGTGGAGACAGCATATGGTTCGAAGAAATGGGGCAG GTTGA